One Anthonomus grandis grandis chromosome 12, icAntGran1.3, whole genome shotgun sequence DNA window includes the following coding sequences:
- the LOC126742784 gene encoding kynurenine aminotransferase translates to MSVLGKISGNLAFTYFKSVINRSLNVQLALFSSTNMSEIEKKFQLPKAYRGSKPSVWVEYIQLAADYKPLNLGQGFPDYPPPQYVTDALVEVASNRNGHQYTRGFGHPRLVQALSKLYSKIIGREINPLTEILTTLGAYEALYAAITGHVDVGDEVIIIEPFFDCYEPMVRYAGGIPKFIALKPKSTEGDVLSSKDFVLDRSELEGLFNSKTKLIIVNNPNNPLGKVFSLEELTFIADLCKKHNVLCISDEVYEWLVYKPHKHIRIATLPDMWERTITIGSAGKTFSVTGWKLGWAYCPANLMFNLQMIHQNSVYTGCTPIQEAAAIAFEKELTRLGSEDCYFNAISKELEPKRDFMAKFLQETGFKPIVPEGGYFMMADWTPLESQVNLESEQDKYKDYKFTKWMAKKVGLQGIPPSAFYGDDHKHLGENFVRYCFIKRDECLEDAAKILHNWKAGKTAQTSK, encoded by the exons ATGTCTGTGCTTGGTAAAATATCTGGTAATCTAGCTTTTACCTATTTCAAATCAGTTATAAACCGAAGCTTAAACGTGCAGCTTGCTCTATTTTCTTCAACAAACATGagtgaaattgaaaaaaaatttcaattgccAAAGGCATATAGAGGAAGCAAACCTAGTGTCTG ggttGAATATATTCAGTTAGCTGCAGACTATAAACCTCTGAATCTAGGTCAAGGATTTCCAGATTATCCACCTCCCCAGTATGTCACTGATGCATTAGTTGAAGTTGCTTCAAACAGGAATGGGCATCAGTACACTAGGGGATTT GGTCATCCAAGATTagtacaagcactctctaaacTATACTCCAAAATCATTGGAAGAGAGATAAATCCATTAACAGAAATACTTACCACACTTGGAGCCTATGAAGCACTATATGCCGCCATTACAG GTCACGTTGATGTTGGAGATGAAGTGATCATTATTGAACCGTTCTTTGATTGTTACGAGCCAATGGTGAGATACGCTGGCGGGATTCCAaaatttattgctttaaaaCCG aaaAGTACTGAAGGAGACGTTTTATCCTCAAAGGATTTCGTTTTGGATAGATCAGAGTTAGAAGgcttatttaattcaaaaactaaacTGATAATTGTAAATAATCCAAACAATCCATTAGGAAAAGTATTTAGCCTGGAGGAGCTTACTTTTATTGCTGATTTATGTAAGAAGCataatgtattatgcatttctgATGAAGTGTACGAATGGTTGGTGTACAAACCACACAAACACATAAGAATAG CTACATTGCCCGATATGTGGGAAAGAACAATTACTATTGGTTCTGCTGGCAAAACTTTTAGCGTTACCGGCTGGAAATTGGGATGGGCTTATTGTCCTGCTAATTTAATGTTCAATTTGCAAATGATCCACCAAAATTCTGTTTACACAGGTTGCACGCCTATTCAG GAAGCCGCTGCGATTGCTTTTGAAAAGGAACTGACTCGATTGGGATCTGAAGATTGTTATTTTAACGCGATATCCAAAGAACTGGAACCAAAAAGGGATTTTATGGCTAAATTCTTACAGGAGACTGGCTTTAAACCCATAGTGCCTGAGGGTGGCTATTTTATGATGGCGGATTGGACGCCTTTAG aatctcagGTAAACCTGGAATCAGAACAAGATAAATACAAAGACTATAAATTCACAAAATGGATGGCTAAGAAGGTAGGGTTACAAGGTATCCCTCCATCAGCATTTTACGGCGATGATCACAAACACTTGGGTGAAAACTTTGTgagatattgttttataaag